A region from the Streptomyces tsukubensis genome encodes:
- a CDS encoding VCBS repeat-containing protein — MATALAMALGVTLLMPDGERKTPAERSPAQKADKARAGGQPLDEKAAREKAIRTGKPVEVLALRDTTSTVHALPNGKFRLTTQAAPVRAQVDGEWLPIDTTLKKADDGWRPKATVNPVTFHSGKTMKKKGGRSSRSYARTPLAPTSATPATDYTDLVTFTAENRELTVGWPGPLPEPEINGASALYRGVLDGVDLMLTARDTGFTHVLIVHHAKAAADPALAAISYRLTSPELTFSLDNSIDVLSVKDPSGKEVGGSPTPFMWDSGGKPAVTQGETPQDSGAKESAALPGLAGPQIGGKRAPADASLTGGGTTSAVLSVIPDRKLLTGKDTVYPVFIDPPLYGKSAAWTTAYETHPSTSFWDGANFNSGTTEGRVGWESTTRGLSRTFYRLTWKSSIKGASISSASFRFRETYSWSCTPTEMELLHTNDISPATTWNDQPATRSVIGSKSFAHGWNSSCPDAYVTYDGRAIAQSVAANAGETKLVIGMRAGNEGSASSWKKFAAEGASAPQLTMEYTRPPREPTGLTVNNKACDTTSPYTTYGKGNLTFAAASSDPDGDLRSLHFQLWMSGNSANKIVDTARTTTSLGRADIPVDKSRFVNGRTYFWHVKAVDATGISSTYAPPGTVTCGFVYDDAAPSSPDVESTEFPEDDGTGGKWSSIRFGIAGKFVIKPAATGGAGTDKFYWSFNREAYVAERSATVAQGAAGIMLKPPNAGPNVLYVKAADTAGNMSLTASKYLHYVTPGEKADSPGDVTGDKIPDLYAIDGHGDLRLFPSERSGEMDASMSAAHDDGKPIDTDENEDGKADYGYHWVDSTGNNPALISHNGDFTGADGIQDLVARMPDGKLYIYRGDGYGSVDIAKRTEAHITVDATVPAPSAFTQILAVGDISGDRRPELFVTAGDALWVFGGYTGSAFTTAFRFAENWTERDIVNVGDFNSDGAADLVYRSFAASTNGMLMIRHGKPTSGGGTDLGSLSSAANSLNGADATYGTSWTAANIPMMLGTPDVDDNGVPDIWATTPDGGLRYYASTPTGGGPATVIGAGWHRMKRLG; from the coding sequence GTGGCGACCGCACTGGCCATGGCACTCGGCGTCACGCTGCTGATGCCCGACGGCGAGCGGAAGACACCAGCCGAACGCTCGCCCGCACAGAAGGCCGACAAGGCCCGCGCGGGCGGGCAGCCGCTGGACGAGAAGGCGGCGCGGGAGAAGGCGATCCGTACCGGAAAACCGGTCGAAGTCCTCGCCCTGCGCGACACCACCTCGACCGTGCACGCCCTGCCGAACGGGAAGTTCCGGCTCACCACCCAGGCAGCGCCGGTCCGGGCACAGGTCGACGGCGAGTGGCTGCCCATCGACACCACCCTGAAGAAGGCCGACGACGGCTGGCGCCCGAAGGCCACGGTCAACCCGGTCACCTTCCACAGCGGCAAGACCATGAAGAAGAAGGGCGGGCGGAGCAGCCGCAGCTACGCCCGCACTCCCCTCGCACCGACGTCGGCCACCCCGGCCACCGACTACACGGACCTGGTCACCTTCACCGCCGAGAACCGCGAACTGACCGTCGGCTGGCCGGGCCCGCTGCCCGAGCCCGAGATCAACGGCGCGAGCGCGCTCTACCGCGGCGTACTCGACGGTGTCGACCTGATGCTCACCGCCCGGGACACCGGCTTCACCCACGTCCTGATCGTCCACCACGCCAAGGCCGCCGCCGATCCGGCCCTCGCCGCCATCTCGTACCGCCTGACCTCGCCCGAGCTGACGTTCTCCCTCGACAACAGCATCGACGTCCTCTCCGTGAAGGACCCCAGCGGCAAGGAAGTCGGCGGCTCGCCCACCCCGTTCATGTGGGACTCCGGCGGCAAACCGGCCGTCACCCAGGGCGAGACCCCTCAGGACTCCGGAGCGAAGGAGTCTGCGGCCCTGCCCGGACTGGCCGGCCCGCAGATCGGCGGGAAGCGGGCCCCCGCCGACGCCTCCCTCACCGGCGGCGGCACCACCTCCGCCGTCCTCTCCGTCATTCCGGACCGGAAGCTGCTGACCGGCAAGGACACCGTCTACCCGGTCTTCATCGACCCACCGCTGTACGGCAAGTCCGCCGCCTGGACCACCGCGTACGAGACGCACCCGTCCACCAGCTTCTGGGACGGCGCCAACTTCAACTCCGGCACCACCGAAGGCCGGGTCGGCTGGGAGTCCACCACCCGCGGCCTGTCCCGCACCTTCTACCGGCTGACCTGGAAGAGCAGCATCAAGGGCGCCAGCATCTCCAGCGCCTCGTTCCGCTTCCGCGAGACGTACTCCTGGTCGTGCACCCCGACCGAGATGGAACTGCTCCACACCAACGACATCTCACCCGCCACCACGTGGAACGACCAGCCGGCCACGAGATCGGTGATCGGCTCCAAGAGCTTCGCCCACGGCTGGAACTCCTCCTGCCCGGACGCCTATGTCACCTACGACGGCCGGGCGATCGCCCAGAGCGTCGCAGCCAACGCAGGTGAGACAAAGCTGGTCATCGGCATGCGCGCGGGGAACGAAGGCTCCGCCAGCTCCTGGAAGAAGTTCGCCGCCGAGGGCGCTTCGGCACCCCAGCTCACAATGGAGTACACCCGGCCGCCCAGGGAGCCCACCGGTCTCACGGTCAACAACAAGGCGTGCGACACCACCAGCCCCTACACCACCTACGGCAAGGGCAATCTGACCTTCGCCGCGGCCAGTTCCGACCCCGACGGCGACCTCCGGTCCCTCCACTTCCAGCTCTGGATGTCCGGCAACAGCGCCAACAAAATCGTCGACACCGCCCGGACGACCACTTCTCTGGGACGGGCCGATATCCCCGTCGACAAGTCCCGATTCGTCAACGGCAGAACCTATTTCTGGCATGTCAAAGCCGTCGATGCCACGGGCATCTCCTCCACCTATGCCCCACCCGGGACCGTCACCTGCGGTTTCGTCTACGACGATGCCGCGCCCAGCTCCCCCGACGTCGAATCCACCGAATTCCCGGAGGACGACGGGACCGGCGGAAAATGGAGCAGTATCCGGTTCGGTATCGCGGGCAAGTTCGTCATCAAGCCCGCCGCGACCGGCGGCGCCGGGACGGACAAGTTCTACTGGTCGTTCAACCGCGAGGCCTATGTCGCCGAGCGCAGCGCCACCGTCGCCCAGGGCGCGGCCGGAATTATGCTCAAACCGCCGAACGCCGGTCCGAACGTCCTCTATGTAAAGGCTGCCGACACCGCGGGCAATATGTCGCTGACGGCGTCCAAATATCTTCACTACGTCACACCGGGCGAGAAGGCGGATTCCCCGGGCGATGTCACCGGCGACAAGATCCCCGATCTGTACGCCATCGACGGCCACGGCGATCTGCGTCTCTTCCCCTCCGAGCGGAGCGGCGAGATGGACGCGTCGATGTCCGCGGCCCATGACGACGGCAAGCCGATCGACACGGACGAGAACGAGGACGGCAAAGCGGACTACGGCTACCACTGGGTGGATTCGACCGGGAACAACCCGGCCCTGATCAGCCACAACGGCGACTTCACCGGTGCCGACGGCATCCAGGACCTGGTCGCCCGGATGCCCGACGGCAAGCTCTACATCTACCGCGGCGACGGCTACGGCAGCGTCGACATCGCCAAGCGCACCGAGGCCCACATCACCGTGGACGCCACGGTGCCCGCGCCTTCGGCCTTCACCCAGATCCTCGCCGTCGGCGATATCAGCGGCGACCGGCGTCCCGAGCTGTTCGTCACTGCGGGCGACGCCCTTTGGGTCTTCGGCGGCTACACCGGATCCGCGTTCACCACCGCGTTCCGCTTCGCCGAGAACTGGACCGAACGCGACATCGTCAACGTCGGTGACTTCAACAGCGACGGCGCCGCGGACCTGGTGTACCGGTCCTTCGCCGCCAGTACCAACGGGATGCTGATGATCCGGCACGGCAAGCCGACCTCTGGCGGCGGCACCGACCTCGGTTCGCTGTCGAGCGCCGCGAACTCGCTGAACGGGGCTGACGCCACGTACGGCACCAGCTGGACCGCCGCCAACATCCCCATGATGCTGGGCACCCCCGATGTCGACGACAACGGAGTCCCGGATATCTGGGCCACCACCCCCGACGGCGGTCTCCGCTACTACGCGAGCACGCCCACCGGCGGCGGTCCGGCGACCGTCATCGGTGCCGGCTGGCACCGGATGAAGCGCCTCGGATAG
- the lysS gene encoding lysine--tRNA ligase: MPTVAQSTTETDWVSRFADEVIADSERRAPGKRIVVASGISPSGPVHLGNLREVMTPHLVADEIRRRGHEVRHLISWDDYDRFRKVPAGVEGVDESWGEHIGRPLTSVPAPEGSPYPNWAEHFKAALITSLDELGVVYEGISQTEMYTSGAYREQVLLAMRHRADIDAILGRYRTKKGAGGAKKSQKPVDEAELDAAEGSGAAAEDDGTGSAGYFPYKPYCGSCNRDLTVVTAYDDDTTELTYNCTACGFTETVRLSEFDRGKLVWKVDWPMRWAYEGVVFEPSGVDHSSPGSSFQVGEFICPLFGWERPIGPMYAFVGISGMAKMSSSKGGVPTPADALKIMEAPLLRWLYARRRPNQSFKIAFDQEIQRLYDEWDKLAAKVADGSVLPADAAAYSRAVRTAEGELPATPRPMPYRTLASVVDITGGHDEQTIRILSELDPANPVGSLDEVRPRLDRAENWITTQVPADARTVVRDTPDAELLSSLDADARRSLELLVEGLESHWSLEGLTTLVYGVPKVMAGLAPDAKPTPELKVAQREFFALLYRLLVTRETGPRLPTLLLAVGAERVRKLVTG, encoded by the coding sequence GTGCCGACCGTGGCTCAGAGCACTACCGAGACCGACTGGGTCTCCCGTTTCGCAGACGAGGTCATCGCGGATTCGGAGCGGCGTGCCCCGGGCAAACGAATCGTCGTCGCGTCCGGGATCTCCCCCTCCGGCCCGGTCCACCTGGGCAATCTGCGCGAGGTCATGACCCCGCACCTGGTCGCCGACGAGATCCGGCGCCGCGGGCACGAGGTCCGCCATCTGATCTCCTGGGACGACTACGACCGCTTCCGCAAGGTCCCCGCCGGGGTCGAGGGTGTCGACGAGTCCTGGGGCGAGCACATCGGCCGCCCGCTGACCTCGGTGCCCGCGCCCGAGGGATCGCCGTACCCGAACTGGGCCGAGCACTTCAAGGCCGCGCTGATCACCTCGCTGGACGAGCTGGGCGTGGTCTACGAGGGCATCAGCCAGACCGAGATGTACACCTCGGGCGCGTACCGCGAGCAGGTCCTGCTGGCGATGCGGCACCGGGCCGATATCGACGCGATCCTCGGCCGCTACCGCACCAAGAAGGGCGCGGGCGGCGCGAAGAAGTCGCAGAAGCCCGTCGACGAGGCCGAGCTGGATGCGGCGGAGGGCTCCGGCGCTGCGGCCGAGGACGACGGTACGGGTTCGGCCGGCTACTTCCCGTACAAGCCGTACTGCGGAAGCTGCAACCGTGACCTGACGGTCGTCACCGCCTACGACGACGACACCACCGAGCTGACGTACAACTGCACCGCCTGCGGTTTCACCGAGACGGTCCGGCTGTCCGAGTTCGACCGCGGCAAGCTGGTGTGGAAGGTCGACTGGCCGATGCGCTGGGCGTACGAGGGCGTGGTCTTCGAGCCGTCCGGCGTCGACCACAGCTCCCCGGGCTCCTCCTTCCAGGTGGGCGAGTTCATCTGCCCGCTGTTCGGCTGGGAGCGGCCGATCGGCCCGATGTACGCCTTCGTCGGCATCAGCGGCATGGCGAAGATGTCGTCCTCCAAGGGCGGGGTCCCCACCCCGGCGGACGCCCTGAAGATCATGGAGGCGCCGCTGCTGCGCTGGCTGTACGCGCGCCGCCGCCCCAACCAGTCGTTCAAGATCGCCTTCGACCAGGAGATCCAGCGGCTGTACGACGAATGGGACAAGCTCGCGGCCAAGGTCGCGGACGGCTCGGTGCTGCCCGCCGACGCGGCGGCGTACAGCCGGGCGGTACGCACCGCGGAGGGCGAGCTGCCGGCGACGCCGCGCCCGATGCCGTACCGCACCCTGGCGTCCGTCGTCGACATCACCGGCGGCCACGACGAGCAGACCATCCGCATCCTCAGCGAACTGGACCCGGCGAACCCGGTCGGCTCCCTGGACGAGGTGCGGCCGCGGCTCGACCGCGCCGAGAACTGGATCACGACCCAGGTCCCGGCGGACGCCCGTACCGTCGTCCGCGACACCCCGGACGCCGAACTGCTGTCCTCCCTGGACGCCGACGCCCGCCGCTCGCTGGAGCTGCTGGTGGAGGGGCTGGAGTCGCACTGGTCCCTGGAGGGGCTGACGACGCTGGTGTACGGCGTCCCGAAGGTGATGGCGGGCCTGGCGCCGGACGCCAAGCCGACGCCGGAGCTGAAGGTCGCGCAGCGGGAGTTCTTCGCGCTGCTGTACCGGCTGCTGGTGACGCGCGAGACGGGTCCGCGCCTGCCGACGCTGCTGCTGGCGGTGGGGGCGGAGCGGGTGCGGAAGCTGGTGACGGGGTAG
- the argS gene encoding arginine--tRNA ligase — translation MASVPSLASNVQQRLANALSAALPEAGSADPLLRRSDRADFQANGILALAKQLKGNPRELAAKVVDALGTESDEVLREVEVSGPGFLNITVSDAAIIGTLAARAADDRLGVALTADPGTTVIDWAQPNVAKEMHVGHLRSAVIGAAMVNILEFTGEKVISRHHIGDWGTQFGMLIQYLEEHPHELDHREGSEVSGEEAMSSLDRLYKAARAHFDSDEEFKARSRDRVVALQSGDPATLAMWQRFVDESKIYFNSVFEKLDMEIADEDIVGESGYNDMLAETCRLLEESGVAVRSDGALCVFFDDIKGPDGEPTPLIVQKSNGGFGYAATDLSAIRDRVGKLGARNLIYVVDVRQSMHFKMVFETARRAGWLTDEVRAVQLAFGTVLGADGKPFKTREGKTVKLVDLLDEAVDRATAVVREKAEKVGLGEEEIVENGRYVGIGAIKYADLSTSAVRDYKFDLDQMVSLNGDTSVYLQYAYARIRSILRKAGDAKPAAHPELELHPAERALALHVDLFGEVVAEVAGTYEPHKLAAYLYQLASHLTTFYDKCQVLSSENAPELVENRLFLVELTGRTLQQGMALLGIRTPERL, via the coding sequence ATGGCCTCGGTCCCTTCCCTCGCGTCGAACGTGCAGCAGCGTCTGGCGAACGCCCTCTCGGCAGCCCTGCCGGAGGCCGGTTCCGCCGACCCGCTGCTGCGACGAAGCGACCGGGCCGATTTCCAGGCCAACGGGATCCTGGCGCTCGCCAAGCAGCTCAAGGGCAATCCGCGGGAGCTGGCGGCCAAGGTCGTCGACGCCCTGGGTACGGAGAGTGACGAGGTGCTGCGGGAGGTCGAGGTCTCCGGCCCCGGCTTCCTGAACATCACGGTCTCGGACGCGGCGATCATCGGGACGCTGGCGGCCCGCGCCGCCGACGACCGGCTCGGCGTCGCGCTCACGGCCGACCCGGGCACGACCGTGATCGACTGGGCCCAGCCGAACGTCGCCAAGGAGATGCACGTCGGCCACCTCCGCTCCGCCGTCATCGGCGCCGCGATGGTGAACATCCTGGAGTTCACCGGCGAGAAGGTGATCAGCCGCCACCACATCGGCGACTGGGGCACCCAGTTCGGCATGCTCATCCAGTATCTGGAGGAGCACCCGCACGAGCTGGACCACCGGGAGGGCTCCGAGGTCTCCGGCGAGGAGGCCATGTCCTCCCTCGACCGCCTCTACAAGGCGGCCCGGGCGCACTTCGACTCCGACGAGGAGTTCAAGGCCCGCTCCCGGGACCGGGTGGTCGCCCTCCAGTCCGGTGACCCGGCGACGCTCGCCATGTGGCAGCGGTTCGTCGACGAGTCGAAGATCTACTTCAACTCGGTCTTCGAGAAGCTGGACATGGAGATCGCGGACGAGGACATCGTCGGTGAGTCCGGCTACAACGACATGCTCGCCGAGACCTGCCGGCTGCTGGAGGAGTCCGGGGTCGCGGTCCGCTCCGACGGCGCGCTCTGTGTCTTCTTCGACGACATCAAGGGCCCGGACGGCGAGCCGACCCCGCTGATCGTCCAGAAGTCCAACGGCGGCTTCGGCTATGCGGCGACCGATCTGTCCGCGATCCGCGACCGGGTCGGCAAGCTGGGCGCCCGGAATCTGATCTACGTGGTCGACGTCCGCCAGTCGATGCACTTCAAGATGGTCTTCGAGACGGCGCGCCGGGCCGGCTGGCTGACGGACGAGGTCCGAGCCGTCCAGCTCGCCTTCGGTACGGTCCTGGGCGCCGACGGCAAGCCGTTCAAGACCCGTGAGGGCAAGACGGTCAAACTGGTCGACCTGCTCGACGAGGCCGTCGACCGGGCCACGGCCGTGGTGCGGGAGAAGGCGGAGAAGGTCGGCCTGGGCGAGGAGGAGATCGTCGAGAACGGCCGGTACGTCGGCATCGGCGCCATCAAGTACGCCGACCTGTCGACGTCCGCGGTCCGGGACTACAAGTTCGACCTGGACCAGATGGTGTCGCTCAACGGCGACACGTCGGTCTACCTCCAGTACGCGTACGCCCGGATCCGGTCCATCCTCCGCAAGGCGGGCGACGCGAAGCCGGCCGCCCACCCGGAGCTGGAGCTGCATCCGGCCGAGCGGGCCCTCGCGCTCCATGTCGACCTGTTCGGTGAGGTGGTCGCGGAGGTCGCCGGTACGTACGAGCCGCACAAGCTGGCCGCGTACCTCTACCAGCTCGCGTCCCACCTCACGACGTTCTACGACAAGTGCCAGGTCCTCAGCTCGGAGAACGCCCCGGAGCTGGTCGAGAACCGTCTCTTCCTGGTGGAGCTGACGGGCCGCACGCTGCAGCAGGGCATGGCGCTGCTGGGGATCCGTACCCCCGAGCGTCTCTGA